The following are encoded together in the Halobacteriovorax sp. DA5 genome:
- a CDS encoding M35 family metallo-endopeptidase, with product MKYLVLLMLTLNINAAIFVSDSCSEDQRDMLIKDTQKSRADMKSIIKDLREYKKQNPYMSKNVEKKINKAIVVMKCSLARTYWTKHKCVEPYGGAIAYTYAVIGKTVYITPSYWEYDIEGRQGIVLHELTHKCGTGDADYFWTRKPKDTNGTPWSDIADTYRYWQQNGTCIPEIDC from the coding sequence ATGAAGTATTTAGTACTATTAATGCTTACACTAAACATCAATGCGGCCATCTTTGTATCAGATTCATGTTCTGAAGATCAGAGAGACATGCTTATCAAAGATACTCAGAAATCTCGTGCAGACATGAAAAGCATCATTAAGGATCTTAGAGAGTACAAAAAACAGAACCCGTACATGAGCAAGAATGTTGAAAAGAAAATCAACAAGGCCATCGTAGTAATGAAATGTTCACTGGCAAGAACTTACTGGACTAAACATAAATGTGTTGAGCCATATGGTGGCGCAATCGCTTATACATATGCCGTTATCGGCAAAACTGTATATATCACACCAAGCTACTGGGAATATGATATTGAAGGCCGTCAAGGGATTGTACTTCACGAACTAACTCACAAGTGTGGAACTGGAGATGCTGATTACTTTTGGACACGTAAACCAAAAGATACTAATGGTACACCTTGGTCTGATATTGCTGATACATATAGATATTGGCAACAAAATGGAACTTGTATTCCAGAGATCGATTGTTAA
- the secE gene encoding preprotein translocase subunit SecE yields MSLIKSEDSKKWINAFVAAVSAICGFITIRFLEQLSEWFDLEAKVPNFPITVQVAGIVVGLIVFLVIAKNKNASTMLEDVYAELVKVVWPNKDDVLKTTIGLVIALSIVSGIFVLVDYTFRQLLDIIL; encoded by the coding sequence ATGTCCCTCATTAAGAGTGAAGACAGCAAAAAATGGATTAATGCATTTGTTGCTGCCGTAAGTGCGATTTGTGGTTTTATTACTATTAGATTCCTCGAACAATTAAGTGAGTGGTTCGATCTTGAAGCAAAGGTTCCAAACTTTCCTATTACGGTACAAGTTGCTGGAATTGTTGTAGGTCTGATTGTCTTCCTAGTAATTGCTAAAAACAAGAATGCTTCTACTATGCTTGAGGATGTTTATGCTGAACTTGTAAAAGTTGTTTGGCCTAACAAAGATGACGTTTTAAAGACAACAATTGGTTTAGTAATCGCACTAAGCATTGTAAGTGGAATTTTTGTATTAGTAGACTATACATTTAGACAGCTACTAGACATTATTCTTTAA